In the Clostridium cellulovorans 743B genome, ATACAGCGATAAATAGTGTTATAGTAATAGTTGCAACTATATTAATTTTTCAATATAGTAACATTGTTTTATTTTTCATACCAGCTGTAATGATTTATGGTATTATGTTTAATCAGAAATCATTATTTGAATCTATTGAAAATAAAATAGACGAAAAAAAATCTACATTTTAGTAAGATTCATTAATAGTAGGAATCTTAAATATGATTGATGCAAAAATGAAGAACCATAAAAATACTGTTTATAATAATTCAACAGTATTTTTATGGTTTTAATTAGGTTGATCTAATTTGTCATCTTTTCTAAAGATTCGCTAAGAGTCTTGATTTCATTTACGGAAGCATTAATTTTAATTATATCTGAATTAGTACTTTCAGCAGTAGCTGACAGCTCTTGTACAGTAGCTGCATGTTGCTCAGAAATAGTAGCTATAGAATTTATTTTTTGTAATGTAGACATGAAATTTTTAGAAGTTTCACTACTTACATTAGCACCTTCTCCAAAAAGTCTATTGGCCGTAACAAATTTTTTTTCTATAACTGAAAAATTTTCACTTACCTCAGAAATTAATTTCTTACCAGTTTCAACAGCGGTATCTCCAAGTTTAACTTTATCAACAACTAGTTTGGTTTGTTCATTGATAGTATTTATTATTAAGTTTATATCTTTTACTGTCGTTGAGCTTTGCTCAGCTAGTTTCCTAACTTCCTCAGCAACAACAGCAAAACCTTTGCCGTTTTCGCCAGCTCTTGCTGCTTCTATAGCAGCATTTAATGCTAAAAGATTAGTTTGTTCTGCAATTTGATTTATACTGTCAAGATATTGGTTTATCTCAAGGATTTTAGTTTCTAAATCGCTAACTGTATTAAAAGATGTGTTTACTGCTTGATATATTATATCCATTTGAGCATTCATTTCTTTAACTTTAGATGATCCTTCTGTTACTTGCTCTGTAGTTTTAGATACTTCAACATTTACTGTAGTAGAGATTTTTTCATTTTTTAATAAGTTGTCTGCAGCAAGATTCATCTCTTCATTTATACTATTTAAATCCTCAGCTTGTTCATTTATTCCACTAGCCATTTCATGCATAGCAGTATTCATATTTGAGATAGATTCTCTAGAGGAAGAGATACTTCTCTCAAAATCTACAACAGTTTTGTTTAAAAGATTTGTTCCACTTTTTATTTCTTTTAATGATGCATTTAACTTTGCGGAAAGGTCTTGAGAAATTTTTTCTTTTTTTATAGCTTCATTTACTGTTTCTTTTCCCCACTTTGTAAGGAAATATAGTATAGTCAAGATGCTATTAAGACAAAGTATCAGATACCAAAAAACCCATATGTTTCCGGAAGATATAGGTAAGAGGTTGGATCTATATCCAATGAATAGATAAATAAATAAGACATTCGTAATAACTTGATGAATCAAAATCAGTTTATCATTGAAGTATAAAGCTATCATAGCTATAGAAAGCGCTATTAAATAGTGATTACCTATGGGATTACTTTTCCCAACTATAAATTGTAAGGTTGAAATTATCAAGGGTATGATACTAAAAATAAGAGCTTTTATGTTATCTTTAATTTTAATGTGATAAATTACTCCAATAATTATCCAAACGGAAATAGTTTCTATAATAATAGGAGTAGCAAATGATAAACCAACCCCTACTATAGAAATCATCATAAGTAATATTGATAAAAATACTATTACTGAGATGTTTACTAAGTGTGCTTTTTTAACATTATGTCCTTTTTGTGTTTCATTTTTCATGTTACTCATCCTTTCTTTTGTGATTTGTCATTTTCATTATTAAGTTATTGTGGAACATAAGTTTTATAAACTTATTATTTTAAGGTTATAAGTAAGAATTTTAATTAAGAAATTTTATTTAAAATATTAATGGTATTAATATTTTTTCTATTATTTATATAGGATTTCCCTGTCTTTAAGTAACTTATGCATATATGTAAGCTTTAAAGTTTCTATAATTAGAGTGAAGATTAGGATATGTTTGTGTTAGAAGTATTATGATATTGTTAGCATAGAAATATGAAAAAGTGAAAATGCTGATCGATTATTGATATCAGCATTTTTTAGGGGATTAATTGATGTAATATTAACTTGTCATTTTTTCTAAGGATTCGCTTAGAGTTTTGATTTCATTTACAGAGTTAATAATCTTAATGATATCTCCATTGGTGTTTTCTGTAGTAGCCGATAATTGTTCTACTGTGGCAGCTTGTTCTTCAGAAATAATAGCTATAGAATTAATTTTTTCTAGAGTTTTCATGAATACTTTAGAAGTTTCACTGCTTATATTAGCTCCTTCTTCGAGAAGTTTATTAGAATTAATGAATCTCTTCTCTATAACTGAGAAATTTTTACTTACCTCTGAAATTAATTTTTTACCAGATGCAACAGCATTATCACCAAGTTTAACTTTATCAACAACTAATTTTGTCTGTTCATTTATTGTATTTATTATTGTATTTATATCTTTTACTGTTGTTGAACTTTGCTCAGCTAACTTTCGAACTTCCTCAGCAACGACAGCAAAGCCTTTGCCATGTTCGCCAGCTCTTGCTGATTCGATTGCTGCGTTTAATGCTAAAAGATTAGTTTGTTCAGCAATTTCATTTATACTGTTAAGGTATTGGTTTATTTCTATTATTCTAGTTTCAAGATCAGAAACTGTATTAAAAGATGTATTTACTGCCTGATAGATTATATCCATTTGCGTATTCATTTCTTTAATCTTAGAAGAACCTTCAGTAACCTGTTCAGTCATTTTAGCTGATTCTAAATTTACGCTTGCTGATATTTTTTCAGTTTTCAATACGTTCTCTGCAGCAATATTCATCTCTTCGTTTACACTATTCAAATTTTCAGCTTGTTCATTTATGCCATTAGCCATTTCATGCATAGCAGTGTTCATAGTTGAGATAGCTTCTTTAGATGAAGCGATATTTCTGTCAAAATCTATAACAGTTTTGTTTAATAAATTTGAGCCATTCTTTATTTCTTCTAGTGAGGTATTTAATTTTCCAGAAAGTTCTTCGGAAATCTTTTCTTTATTTATAGCTTCATTTACTGTTCCTTTCCCCCACTTTGTGAGGAAATAGAGTAATACCAAAATACTATTAATACAAATTATTAGATATAAAAGAACCCATATATCACCAGAGGAATGAGGCAAAAGTTTAGGTC is a window encoding:
- a CDS encoding methyl-accepting chemotaxis protein is translated as MKNETQKGHNVKKAHLVNISVIVFLSILLMMISIVGVGLSFATPIIIETISVWIIIGVIYHIKIKDNIKALIFSIIPLIISTLQFIVGKSNPIGNHYLIALSIAMIALYFNDKLILIHQVITNVLFIYLFIGYRSNLLPISSGNIWVFWYLILCLNSILTILYFLTKWGKETVNEAIKKEKISQDLSAKLNASLKEIKSGTNLLNKTVVDFERSISSSRESISNMNTAMHEMASGINEQAEDLNSINEEMNLAADNLLKNEKISTTVNVEVSKTTEQVTEGSSKVKEMNAQMDIIYQAVNTSFNTVSDLETKILEINQYLDSINQIAEQTNLLALNAAIEAARAGENGKGFAVVAEEVRKLAEQSSTTVKDINLIINTINEQTKLVVDKVKLGDTAVETGKKLISEVSENFSVIEKKFVTANRLFGEGANVSSETSKNFMSTLQKINSIATISEQHAATVQELSATAESTNSDIIKINASVNEIKTLSESLEKMTN
- a CDS encoding methyl-accepting chemotaxis protein — translated: MKHEISTGHSIKKAHLVNISIIIVLSLLLLTISIVGVGITFAIPVLLQVIAAWIVVATVYFLKINDNIKAVIFSVLPLIISALQFMKGASNPIGNHYLIALSIAMIALYFNNKLIVIHQIVTNVLFLYLYIAHRPKLLPHSSGDIWVLLYLIICINSILVLLYFLTKWGKGTVNEAINKEKISEELSGKLNTSLEEIKNGSNLLNKTVIDFDRNIASSKEAISTMNTAMHEMANGINEQAENLNSVNEEMNIAAENVLKTEKISASVNLESAKMTEQVTEGSSKIKEMNTQMDIIYQAVNTSFNTVSDLETRIIEINQYLNSINEIAEQTNLLALNAAIESARAGEHGKGFAVVAEEVRKLAEQSSTTVKDINTIINTINEQTKLVVDKVKLGDNAVASGKKLISEVSKNFSVIEKRFINSNKLLEEGANISSETSKVFMKTLEKINSIAIISEEQAATVEQLSATTENTNGDIIKIINSVNEIKTLSESLEKMTS